The Pseudarthrobacter sp. BIM B-2242 region AGGAGAGAGACATGCACGGCACTAATCCCCAAGCGGCCGGCACCACACTGCCGCTTCCCAAGGGCCGCCCCGACCACTTCTGGGAAGACCTGGTGGCCGGTGACGTGATCCATACGGCCGGAATGACCATCACGGATGCGCACCTGGTCCAATGGGCAGGGCTCACCGGCGACCTTGTCTCGTTGCACCTTGACGAGACCTACGCGGCAACGACGCCGTTCGGCCAGCGCATTGCCCACGGCCCCCTCACGCTGTCACTGGCACTGGGACTGATGACCCAGACCGGTTACTTCAGCAACGTGGTGGCCTGGCTGGGACTGGACGAGGTCCGCGCGTCAGCGCCGGTGTTCATCGGCGACACCATCCGCGTCATCGCCACCGTTGATATGGCCCGCGAGACCAAAAAGCCCGGACAGGGCATCTGGAAAATCAACTACTCGGTCCTGAAACAGGACCACACCACCGTCATGACATTCAGCAGCAGCTTCATCATCAAGAGGAAATAGGCAATGAGCATTCAAGACGATTTCAAACCCGCGCCGCCGGCCGACATCGCCGAGCCCGCCGAATTCGCTGCGCTGCGTCAGCGGGTCCGGGCCGTCCTGGCCGAACACGTCACCCCGGAACGGCTGAACAAATTCGATGAAGCCGAAGAGTACGACGTCGAACTCTTCCGCGAGATAGCGGCCGCCGGCCTGCTCAAGCTCGACGGCGAGCTCCACGGCCCTGGCCCGAAGCACCAGGCGCAGGCCGTGGTCCTAGAGGAACTCGGTGCCGGACCCACCTCGGTGGGCGTCAGCATGGTGGTCCAGTACATGGGTGTCCAACTGCTACACTCGTACGGCAACCGCGAGCAGCAGGAGGAGTTCCTGGCACCCCTGCACGCCGGAGCGGCCAAGATGTCCTTCGGGCTGAGCGAGCCCGACGGCGGCACTGACGTTGCGCGGGCGATGAAGACTATTGCAACCCGGCTGGAAGACGGCAGCTACTCGATTACCGGGCAGAAACGTTGGATCGGTGGTGCGATGGATGCGGACTACCTCATCCTTCTGGCCCGGACCAGTGAAATATCCCGCTCCGCAATCGACGGCATCACCATGTTCCTGATCCCGCGGTCCACCCCGGGGATCCGCACCGAAGTCATCGACACCATGGGCATCCGCGGGCTGGCGCAGTGCGATGTCTACCTGGACGACGTCCGCGTCCCGGCCTCGAACGTCCTCGGAGAACTCGACCGGGGGTTCCGGCAGGTGCTGGACACCCTCAACGGGGAACGGCTCAATGGCGCCGCAGTGGCCCTGGGGATCGCGCGCGGAGCCATGGAAACCGCCGTCGGCTGGGCCCGGCAGCGGCACGCCTTCGGCAAGCCGGTAGGTTCGTTCCAGGGCCTGCAGCACAGCCTGGTGGATGCGAGCGTGAAGATTGAATCGGCGCG contains the following coding sequences:
- a CDS encoding MaoC/PaaZ C-terminal domain-containing protein translates to MHGTNPQAAGTTLPLPKGRPDHFWEDLVAGDVIHTAGMTITDAHLVQWAGLTGDLVSLHLDETYAATTPFGQRIAHGPLTLSLALGLMTQTGYFSNVVAWLGLDEVRASAPVFIGDTIRVIATVDMARETKKPGQGIWKINYSVLKQDHTTVMTFSSSFIIKRK
- a CDS encoding acyl-CoA dehydrogenase family protein is translated as MSIQDDFKPAPPADIAEPAEFAALRQRVRAVLAEHVTPERLNKFDEAEEYDVELFREIAAAGLLKLDGELHGPGPKHQAQAVVLEELGAGPTSVGVSMVVQYMGVQLLHSYGNREQQEEFLAPLHAGAAKMSFGLSEPDGGTDVARAMKTIATRLEDGSYSITGQKRWIGGAMDADYLILLARTSEISRSAIDGITMFLIPRSTPGIRTEVIDTMGIRGLAQCDVYLDDVRVPASNVLGELDRGFRQVLDTLNGERLNGAAVALGIARGAMETAVGWARQRHAFGKPVGSFQGLQHSLVDASVKIESARLLLRQAAEASDAGPVTNETWSAMAKLAASDAATTTTDIGMRVMAGWGFFRGLPMQRYFRDARLYTFAPLTDEMTRNYIGEKHLGLPRSF